Proteins from one Sabethes cyaneus chromosome 2, idSabCyanKW18_F2, whole genome shotgun sequence genomic window:
- the LOC128734354 gene encoding GDP-Man:Man(3)GlcNAc(2)-PP-Dol alpha-1,2-mannosyltransferase encodes MLCVCNLVYVLLFIGSFSLISLLTIFLLLRQLIKKQKIKRRANNDNDKYVALFHPYCNAGGGGERVLWCAIRALQNKYEGIKLFVYTGDLEATGKEILDKAERTFNLSLDRDRIQFVYLKNRRWIEAKRYPYFTLLGQSFGSMLLAMEALLSLQPDIYIDTMGYAFTYPIFSYLGGCKIGCYTHYPTISTDMLRRVQNHVNSYNNRSYVTKNPFATWIKIVYYRIFSKIYGNVGRCADTIMVNSSWTENHIIALWEVPYKTHRVYPPCEVTHLKNLQSLASAHDKIIILSVGQFRPEKDHPLQLQAMYELRTMLNKDEALWNRLRLMIVGSCRDDEDRERVKNMQDFAKHLSLENSVEFRVNVSYQELIQCYQVATIGLHAMWNEHFGISVVDCMAAGLIMVANRSGGPLMDIVETSEGSQNGFLAIDAYDYARCIATILYNSREQNCRIREAARASVDRFSETEFEAGFLRAISTILDDKGN; translated from the exons ATGTTGTGCGTCTGTAACCT GGTATATGTGCTGCTTTTTATCGGTTCATTCAGTTTAATCAGCTTGTTGACAATCTTTTTACTTCTGAGACAACtgataaaaaaacagaaaatcaaaCGTCGCGCTAACAACGATAATGATAAGTATGTGGCCCTCTTTCATCCATACTGTAACGCCGGAGGAGGCGGTGAACGTGTTCTTTGGTGTGCCATTCGAGCATTGCAAAACAA GTACGAGGGTATAAAGCTGTTTGTGTATACCGGAGATTTAGAAGCAACTGGaaaagaaattttagacaaGGCGGAACGAACATTCAACTTGAGCCTTGATAGGGATAGAATACAGTTTGTCTATTTGAAAAACAGAAGATGGATCGAAGCGAAACGTTACCCATACTTTACGCTACTTGGTCAAAGTTTTGGCTCAATGCTTCTAGCCATGGAGGCATTACTCAGCCTACAGCCTGATATTTATATTGATACTATGGGGTATGCATTCACTTATCCAATATTTTCATACCTGGGAGGATGCAAAATTGGTTGCTATACGCATTACCCGACAATAAGCACCGATATGTTGCGAAGAGTTCAAAATCATGTCAATAGTTACAACAATCGAAGCTATGTAACAAAAAATCCGTTTGCCACTTGGATAAAGATAGTTTATTATCGTATATTTTCTAAAATCTACGGAAATGTTGGTCGCTGCGCGGACACGATTATGGTAAATTCCAGTTGGACTGAAAACCACATAATTGCGCTGTGGGAGGTACCATATAAAACACATCGGGTTTATCCTCCTTGCGAGGTGACTCATCTGAAAAACTTGCAATCACTTGCCAGCGCGCATGATAAAATCATCATTTTGTCAGTAGGGCAATTTCGTCCTGAAAAAGATCATCCATTGCAGCTTCAAGCGATGTATGAATTGAGAACAATGTTGAATAAGGACGAAGCGTTGTGGAATAGGTTGCGATTGATGATCGTTGGGTCTTGCCGGGATGATGAAGATCGAGAACGTGTGAAGAACATGCAGGACTTTGCTAAACATCTATCATTGGAGAATTCAGTTGAGTTTAGGGTAAATGTATCCTATCAGGAGCTTATTCAGTGCTACCAAGTTGCTACCATTGGGTTGCATGCAATGTGGAATGAACACTTCGGTATCAGTGTGGTGGACTGTATGGCAGCTGGGTTAATTATGGTAGCTAACAG atcTGGCGGGCCGCTGATGGACATAGTTGAAACTTCAGAAGGTAGTCAAAATGGTTTTCTAGCCATCGACGCTTACGATTACGCTCGCTGTATTGCTACTATACTCTATAACAGTCGAGAGCAGAATTGTAGAATTCGGGAGGCTGCCCGTGCGTCTGTTGATCGGTTCTCGGAAACAGAGTTCGAAGCTGGGTTTCTTAGGGCCATCTCTACTATCTTAGATGATAAAGGAAACTAA
- the LOC128737471 gene encoding ragulator complex protein LAMTOR1 translates to MDCIRTLVNYAASCFTCQEDSSAQGSEPNERTHLLDNPVNNSPAVRRSNSEDLSQEFASSVPKKDDVSALNKIIQDTAANVIDVAAMDIHNIEPQEYNDRVKVYSQRLAQQWNTVSHPNSAVYVGLLKDIPNPESMLASVPILPEDVNMIRDMVQKANIAVTEIKVKHTENLVVPFRIP, encoded by the exons ATGGATTGCATTCGTACGCTTGTAAACTACGCAGCTAGCTGCTTCACTTGTCAGGAGGATTCTTCCGCACAG GGCAGTGAACCAAATGAACGAACGCACTTGCTAGATAATCCTGTGAATAACAGTCCAGCGGTACGAAGATCGAATAGTGAAGATCTTAGTCAAGAATTCGCAAGCTCGGTGCCAAAGAAAGATGACGTCTCAGCGTTGAACAAAATTATTCAAGACACCGCAGC AAACGTAATTGATGTGGCTGCTATGGACATTCATAACATTGAACCTCAAGAGTACAACGATCGAGTAAAAGTGTACTCACAAAGGCTGGCTCAACAGTGGAATACCGTATCACATCCAAACAGTGCTGTTTACGTAG GACTACTGAAAGACATTCCTAATCCAGAATCGATGCTAGCGTCCGTACCGATTTTGCCGGAAGATGTAAATATG ATTCGCGACATGGTGCAGAAGGCAAATATTGCTGTGACGGAAATCAAAGTAAAACATACCGAAAACCTGGTAGTGCCTTTCAGAATCCCATAA